One window of the Colletotrichum lupini chromosome 9, complete sequence genome contains the following:
- a CDS encoding prostacyclin synthase: MADVSAHSTESAGRSYSMIVVTAALLLVPAFVLKKLMFPNFDPREPPVLRPRLPVFGHIISLIRESGGFYARLYKENKLPICTLPMLHGKMYVANSPSLIAAAMCHGDISFEPFQIEASSAVLDLPKHHIDTLMQPGILHQIEKTMAANLRQEALQKMNHAALKYLAGVLNTINGISPLEESDGFEWIKGTLTMATATALYGKDNMWDAKMLEDLWTFEKGAGLLVMKVAPNLVAPKAIAARKRMSDLIRPFYQARKDENSDVAKILQDRARYLRELGMASEDLSQTEFLIPFAATLNTASNLFWTFAEVFSRPEYVERVRQEVIRVAVETKSETGRDVTINAKSLEADCPFLGACFREVLRLHSAQIGNRRIMKDATLEDTDGRQYLLKKGTNMQWSASVTHFMPEIWGDDAASFKPERFLDVDPRDEKRRRGALIPFGGGRHLCPGRHFAQTETLGFVSALALGFDVDGVEVPAAEAPPLGGATRRPASDRAAENIKLSRRKGWEDVTWRFVC, from the exons ATGGCAGACGTTAGCGCTCATAGTACGGAGTCGGCAGGTAGAAGTTATTCGATGATTGTAGTCACAGCGGCATTGCTGCTAGTACCGGCGTTCGTGCTGAAGAAGCTTATGTTTCCGAACTTCGATCCTCGTGAACCCCCGGTGCTTCGTCCGAGGCTGCCAGTTTTCGGCCATATTATCTCCCTCATCAGAGAATCAGGCGGCTTCTATGCCAGGTTGTA CAAGGAAAACAAATTGCCAATTTGCACACTACCGATGTTACATGGCAAGATGTACGTGGCGAACTCGCCCTCTCTGATCGCAGCGGCTATGTGCCACGGAGACATCTCCTTCGAGCCTTTCCAGATCGAAGCCTCGTCGGCTGTGCTGGATCTTCCGAAACATCACATAGACACCCTTATGCAACCAGGAATCTTGCACCAGATCGAGAAAACCATGGCGGCAAATCTACGCCAGGAGGCGCTCCAAAAGATGAACCATGCTGCTCTGAAATACTTGGCAGGGGTGTTGAACACAATCAATGGCATAAGCCCACTCGAAGAGTCCGATGGATTCGAATGGATCAAGGGCACCTTGACCATGGCCACTGCGACTGCTCTGTACGGGAAGGACAATATGTGGGACGCCAAGATGCTTGAAGATCTTTG GACGTTTGAAAAAGGTGCAGGGCTCTTGGTGATGAAGGTTGCACCGAATTTGGTCGCTCCCAAAGCTATTGCTGCCCGAAAGAGGATGAGTGATCTTATCCGACCTTTCTACCAGGCACGAAAAGATGAAAACTCGGATGTGGCAAAGATTCTTCAAGACCGAGCTCGGTATCTACGCGAGCTGGGGATGGCCTCCGAAGACCTCTCCCAAACCGAGTTTCTGATTCCCTTTGCTGCAACGCTGAATACGGCGTCGAACCTGTTCTGGACATTTGCCGAAGTTTTCTCCAGGCCAGAGTACGTTGAGCGTGTCCGGCAGGAAGTTATACGGGTGGCTGTGGAAACCAAGAGCGAAACGGGACGAGACGTGACAATTAATGCTAAAAGCCTGGAAGCAGACTGTCCTTTCCTCGGCGCCTGCTTCCGCGAAGTTCTGAGGCTCCACAGTGCGCAGATAGGAAACCGACGTATTATGAAGGATGCTACACTGGAAGACACGGATGGCCGTCAGTATCTGTTGAAGAAGGGCACCAATATGCAATGGTCGGCAAGCGTCACGCATTTCATGCCGGAGATTTGGGGCGACGATGCCGCTTCTTTCAAGCCGGAGCGATTCCTTGACGTTGATCCCCGGGATGAGAAACGGAGACGTGGGGCATTGATCCCGTTCGGCGGCGGCCGCCATCTGTGTCCCGGCCGTCACTTTGCCCAAACGGAGACCCTCGGGTTCGTCAGCGCGTTAGCGCTCGGGTTCGACGTGGATGGCGTTGAGGTTCCTGCGGCGGAAGCTCCGCCACTAGGTGGAGCGACAAGACGACCGGCGAGTGATCGAGCGGCCGAGAATATCAAACTTTCGCGGCGGAAGGGTTGGGAAGACGTGACGTGGAGATTTGTATGTTAG
- a CDS encoding histone deacetylation protein Rxt3, whose translation MDPRQPPQLPFSRNAASQYSRSPFPPSSNTTATSTPNQSPFPPVSHPPANNPPYAEHQRRSSENPYYSSGPRSFPQEPSSGPPPSGHSRHPSASSLPGGPPMNRNMPPPGSPPQPGNPPPPGSHQMGHYGLPVPRAPPLNVGHPTSFPGGRELPSLHSIQRTGSTGSSMSISSMLGGPPAAQRESQPPPSHFPAPATSAPSGPTFAPTMQASPRMHSASSDYQPFRRPQTPDHQRPYDPRGSAAASPQGTYSTTPEMQRYGTPQQSYHQRGPSAQDGRESSRMPQGPPPRPTSQPKSFQNMPPRSADMGRNNGPEEMYPRREEISRGSMEYNPERPGLKPMTFDDRYRAERDRRDEIEFREREQARERERRDRAYSGGDGGRGPPVHQGEYRPQEVQRGQPPPFTRPPEQQREQGPWPPRQQPPFDQSRVPYDPAGLHPRHHEYPPTSAPGYPPQGQGHPAPAPQFQQQPPPNDRYPPNHAQQPPPGQPGPPGQPGQPGQPHLQLQQPPQQQQPFDSPERRINHLHPQGQPPPPHRRPAEEGPPPPSVAYSTPHGPPMYDSPRNRPAEEHPNNNQRNLLAVQEINRKGRVSPLPQAVQGAQSRQPGPPGQLSIKSEFGKMFSGIGSGVTLTGSPVNTVTPSPYTNASLARRDETDGPAHESGPDTAAPKPKGRRRKLKEDETKGDEDSTGRLTPVGRAKRPKTHQHHHHQYVPVPSGLSTTTNDDSHHHHHHHGHHAVDHANAPTPTPSGGTPFKNVKGNTPIPSPTGLAKDLPAAHHHHVPRPAHQHTHVKETPAKQAVQSPTNVLPPKPKTIVTSKAVVESVAHLPRTHLGDVLYEPKLSPARQLPNVPSGRGFSSTPMPLPWNVIKDKENCTLTVKVPKVHLTSAAREEITARRALWGTDVYTDDSDVVAACIHGGWIRGEWADDVDVAMLDLDRGINAPEKEVPATKRRSKEKEKEEKARLEANSATYLEKPPRTGPVTVPVDRDMHVSLVVLPRLDKYGSTTRFGIQSREFGGRYNGRQSIHDGISYMITGIRWVTNGAGTQNRLRGKGRRERMRKAMGEMHAASRGLNGAELEREKLRLSKIRGEIVSGTWWKRNQGSRAFGEDKEERAPSEGDKENRIDGEPPQSAAPKANGVTTNGASAADDDKMDVDSATAKVSDVPVA comes from the coding sequence ATGGATCCAAGACAGCCGCCACAGCTGCCCTTCTCGCGCAACGCTGCTTCGCAGTACAGCCGCTCACCTTTTCCTCCATCGTCGAACACGACCGCGACATCAACACCGAACCAGTCGCCATTCCCACCCGTCTCCCATCCGCCTGCGAATAATCCTCCATATGCCGAGCATCAGCGGCGCTCCTCAGAAAATCCATACTACTCATCGGGCCCGAGATCGTTCCCACAAGAGCCCAGCTCGGGTCCTCCTCCTTCGGGCCACTCTCGACACCCGAGTGCATCCTCATTACCTGGTGGCCCGCCGATGAATCGTAATATGCCTCCTCCTGGCTCTCCTCCCCAGCCCGGGAACCCACCTCCTCCGGGATCGCATCAGATGGGACACTATGGCTTGCCTGTGCCAAGAGCTCCGCCTTTGAATGTTGGTCATCCAACTTCATTTCCGGGGGGCCGCGAGCTACCCTCGCTACACTCAATACAAAGAACGGGAAGCACCGGTAGTTCAATGTCAATATCCTCCATGCTGGGCGGTCCTCCGGCGGCGCAAAGAGAGTCGCAGCCACCGCCTTCGCATTTTCCTGCGCCTGCGACCTCGGCGCCTTCTGGGCCGACGTTCGCGCCGACGATGCAGGCTTCCCCGAGAATGCACTCTGCATCTTCCGACTACCAGCCTTTCAGAAGACCTCAGACACCAGACCATCAGCGCCCGTATGATCCGAGAGGCAGCGCTGCTGCATCACCACAGGGTACTTATTCGACCACGCCCGAGATGCAGCGGTACGGCACACCCCAGCAGAGCTACCACCAGCGCGGACCTTCAGCTCAAGATGGTAGAGAATCGAGCCGAATGCCTCAAGGCCCTCCGCCGAGGCCTACGAGCCAGCCAAAGTCGTTCCAGAACATGCCGCCGAGGTCTGCTGATATGGGTCGAAATAACGGACCGGAAGAGATGTATCCGAGGCGAGAGGAGATATCCAGAGGCTCAATGGAGTACAATCCTGAAAGACCCGGTCTGAAGCCCATGACCTTTGATGACCGTTACCGCGCAGAAAGAGATCGCCGGGATGAGATCGAGTTCAGGGAAAGGGAGCAGGCGAGGGAAAGAGAGCGCAGAGACAGAGCATATTCGGGAGGCGACGGCGGTCGAGGACCTCCTGTACACCAGGGCGAATATCGGCCCCAGGAAGTTCAAAGAGGCCAGCCTCCGCCATTTACCCGGCCCCCGGAGCAGCAACGTGAACAAGGCCCTTGGCCGCCAAGACAGCAGCCGCCTTTTGATCAGTCTAGAGTACCGTACGATCCCGCTGGATTACACCCAAGGCATCACGAATACCCTCCGACCTCTGCGCCTGGCTACCCACCTCAAGGTCAGGGTCATCCCGCTCCAGCTCCTCAGTTCCAGCAACAGCCGCCTCCCAACGATCGGTATCCTCCCAATCATGCTCAGCAGCCCCCTCCAGGCCAGCCCGGGCCACCAGGGCAGCCCGGCCAGCCCGGTCAGCCGCACCTGCAGCTACAACAACCaccacagcagcagcagcctttTGACTCTCCCGAGCGACGGATAAATCACTTACACCCCCAAGGGCAACCGCCTCCGCCGCATCGCCGTCCGGCCGAGGAAGGCCCGCCGCCTCCATCAGTCGCATACAGCACACCTCATGGCCCGCCAATGTACGATTCGCCTCGCAACCGACCTGCGGAAGAGCATCCAAACAATAATCAAAGAAACTTGTTGGCGGTCCAGGAAATTAATCGGAAAGGCCGAGTGTCGCCGCTGCCTCAGGCTGTCCAAGGAGCACAATCACGACAGCCAGGACCACCAGGGCAGCTCAGCATAAAGAGCGAGTTTGGTAAGATGTTCTCCGGGATAGGAAGCGGAGTCACCCTTACTGGCAGCCCTGTCAACACCGTGACTCCATCGCCATACACAAACGCGAGTCTTGCAAGACGCGACGAAACAGACGGCCCAGCGCACGAGTCTGGACCAGACACAGCAGCGCCCAAACCCAAGGGCAGGCGGAGAAAGTTGAAGGAAGATGAGACCAAGGGTGACGAGGACAGCACGGGACGACTGACGCCTGTTGGTCGAGCAAAGCGCCCGAAGACTCatcaacaccaccaccatcagtACGTCCCGGTTCCCTCTGGTCTTTCTACAACGACTAACGACGACAGCCAtcatcaccatcaccaccatGGTCATCATGCTGTCGATCACGCCAATGCCCCCACCCCTACTCCCAGTGGCGGCACGCCTTTCAAGAACGTAAAGGGAAACACTCCCATCCCATCTCCGACAGGACTGGCGAAGGATCTGCCGGCTGCTCACCACCATCATGTTCCTCGACCAGCGCATCAGCATACACACGTTAAGGAGACGCCCGCCAAGCAGGCCGTGCAGAGCCCGACGAATGTTCTTCCTCCCAAGCCGAAGACAATTGTAACCTCCAAGGCTGTGGTCGAGTCGGTTGCTCACTTGCCGCGAACCCATCTGGGCGATGTACTCTATGAACCCAAGCTCAGCCCCGCGAGACAATTGCCAAATGTTCCATCCGGCCGCGGATTTTCCTCGACGCCTATGCCACTTCCTTGGAATGTCATCAAGGACAAGGAGAACTGCACACTGACGGTGAAGGTACCCAAGGTGCACCTGACTTCAGCGGCAAGAGAAGAGATCACGGCTCGCAGGGCATTATGGGGCACAGACGTGTACACGGACGACTCGGATGTCGTTGCTGCCTGCATTCACGGCGGATGGATTCGGGGTGAATGGGCTGATGATGTGGACGTGGCAATGTTGGACCTCGATCGCGGTATCAATGCCCCCGAAAAAGAAGTTCCGGCAACGAAAAGACGCAGCAAggaaaaggagaaggaggagaaggccCGGTTGGAGGCCAATTCAGCCACATATCTCGAAAAGCCGCCCAGGACAGGCCCTGTCACTGTACCCGTCGATCGCGATATGCACGTCAGCCTCGTGGTTCTCCCACGATTGGATAAGTACGGTAGCACTACTCGCTTCGGCATTCAGTCGCGAGAATTTGGTGGACGGTACAACGGTCGACAGTCGATCCATGACGGCATCAGCTACATGATTACGGGTATTCGCTGGGTCACGAATGGCGCCGGCACGCAAAACCGTCTCCGTGGCAAAGGCCGCAGAGAGCGAATGCGCAAGGCCATGGGAGAGATGCACGCGGCCAGCCGAGGCCTTAACGGGGCTGAGCTGGAGCGCGAGAAGCTTCGCCTGAGTAAGATTCGAGGAGAGATCGTCTCCGGCACCTGGTGGAAGAGAAACCAAGGTTCGCGCGCCTTTGGCGAGGACAAGGAAGAACGAGCGCCGAGCGAAGGAGACAAGGAAAACAGAATCGACGGCGAGCCTCCTCAAAGTGCGGCTCCCAAGGCGAACGGAGTCACCACGAATGGCGCTTCAGCGGCCGATGACGACAAGATGGATGTGGATAGTGCCACCGCAAAGGTCTCTGACGTTCCGGTTGCTTGA
- a CDS encoding glycosyl hydrolase family 43: protein MRLLSTLTSFLALAAAPLVSAFTNPIRRPGGSDPFLTYSGDGYYYLLSTTWSTVEIARSTTIEGLKTATKKVVYSSADASRCCNVWAPEVHWLGNRWYIYFTAGGSANLDNQRMHVLRGGTTPWDAYTYVGRIGPDEWAIDASVLRTPSLSEYLVFSCFHGATYQSICIQKLNTDYVSTSGSVALISQPTQSWERVSHPVNEGPAALYFGGKTYLAYSASYCWSASYCLGLLTWDGSRAPTDPAAWTKGNGAGACDDSRYTMVQMLGTHSNGSPNFGTPVAFSYAYGEPSK, encoded by the exons ATGCGTCTCCTCTCAACCCTAACATCCTTCCTCGCCCTCGCAGCGGCACCCCTCGTCTCCGCCTTCACAAACCCCATCCGCCGTCCCGGCGGCTCCGACCCGTTCCTGACCTACTCGGGCGACGGCTACTACTACCTCCTCTCCACGACCTGGTCCACCGTCGAAATCGCCCGCTCCACCACCATCGAAGGGCTCAAGACCGCCACCAAGAAAGTCGTCTATTCCTCCGCTGACGCCTCGCGATGCTGCAACGTCTGGGCGCCCGAGGTCCACTGGCTGGGCAACCGGTGGTACATCTACTTCACGGCGGGCGGGAGCGCGAATTTGGATAATCAGAGGATGCATGTTCTGAGGG GCGGCACGACCCCCTGGGACGCCTACACCTACGTAGGCCGCATCGGCCCCGACGAATGGGCCATCGACGCCTCCGTCCTCCGCACCCCCTCCCTGAGCGAATACCTCGTCTTCTCCTGCTTCCACGGCGCAACCTACCAATCCATCTGCATCCAGAAGCTCAACACGGACTACGTCTCCACCTCCGGCTCCGTCGCCCTCATCTCCCAGCCCACCCAATCCTGGGAACGCGTCTCCCACCCCGTCAACGAAGGCCCCGCGGCGCTCTACTTCGGCGGGAAGACCTACCTCGCGTACTCTGCGTCGTACTGCTGGTCCGCGTCGTATTGTCTGGGTTTGTTGACCTGGGACGGGAGCAGGGCGCCGACGGACCCCGCGGCGTGGACGAAGGGGAATGG TGCGGGCGCGTGCGATGACAGTCGGTATACCATGGTGCAGATGCTCGGGACGCATAGTAACGGCTCGCCTAACTTTGGGACGCCTGTTGCTTTTAGTTATGCGTATGGTGAGCCGTCCAAGTGA